From the Flavobacterium gyeonganense genome, the window TCAGGTAACAGATTACGCCAAACGCCGAAATGTACCGTTGGATTACGCAATGAAATGGCTGAATCCTAATATAGCAGATTAACAAAAGTTATTTTGGTTTCAGGTTTCAGGTTTCAAGTTCTCTACAGCAACTTGAAACTTGAAACCTAAAACTTGAAACAAAAAATAAAAAATGAAAGTAACAGAACATATAGAAAACGCCAAAGGAAAAACATTATTCTCATTTGAAATTATTCCGCCTCAAAAGGGGAAAAGTATTCAGGAATTATACGATAATATTGATCCGTTGATGGAGTTTAATCCGCCATTTATTGATGTAACGACTTCCCGCGAAGAGTACATTTATATCGATAAAGGTAACGGACTTTTAGATAAAAAACTAACACGTATGCGTCCGGGAACGCTTGGAATTTGCGCTTCTATAAAACATAAATACAATGTTGATACTGTGCCACACTTACTTTGCGGTGGATTTACACAGGAAGAAACGGAGTATATGTTAGTAGATTGTCACTATTTGGGAATCAATAATGTAATGGCACTTCGCGGAGATGCTATGAAACACGAACAGTCTTTCGTTCCTAAAGATGGCGGTAATCATTATGCTGTTGATCTGGTTAGACAAATAAATGATTTAAACTGCGGTAAATATCTTCATGAAGTGATGGACATCGACAACAGAGCCGATTTTTGTATTGGCGTTGCCGGTTATCCGGAGAAACATTTAGAGTCGCCTTCTTTGCAGTCTGATTTGCGAAGATTAAAAGAAAAAGTAGATGCGGGGGCCGATTATGTGGTAACGCAAATGTTTTTCGACAATGCTAAATATTTTGCTTTCGTAGATAAAGCAAGGGAGATGGGTATTACAGTGCCAATTATTCCAGGAATTAAGCCAATTGCAGTTCAAAAACACATGCAGATTCTGCCACAAATTTTCCGAATCGATTTACCGGAAGATTTGATTCACGAAGTAGATAAATGCAAAAACAACGCTGAAATCAAACAAGTTGGAGTCGAGTGGGCAATTCAGCAGTCAAAAGAATTAAAAGAAGCCGGAGTTCCGTTTTTACATTATTATTCAATGGGTAAATCTGAAAATATCCGTCAGATTGCCAGTCAGGTTTTTTAATTTCAATCATTAGAGATTAAGTAAATACAGTTACTTTTCCTGGTAAAGAATAAAAATTTTCAGGAGCTATTTCCAGCTGTTCCTTCCAATCTTTTGTGCCGAACCCCGGCACAAAAGGATTTTCCCTCCCATCTGGGCTAGGGCATTTGACATTTTAATTTCAATTTGTAATAATTAAAAAATTATGGAAAAAGAAGAACTACAGGCAATAGCATCCCAATTAAAACATCCAACAGGAGAAAAAGGAATTGAGACGGCAAACATGATGCATGAAGTGAATAGCAATATGATCCGCCATTCTATTCAAAATTTAAATATTTCAAATGGAAATATAATTTTGGAACTGGGACATGGAAATGCAGGCTATTTAGATTTTATATTCGAAAAAGCAGACAGCCTTAAATATTACGGACTGGAGATGTCCGAATTAATGTTTCATGAAGCCCGAAAAAAGAACCGAAATTTTGTATCTCGAAAACAAGTTTTTTTTTCGCTGTACGATGGCAATGTTATTCCGTTTGAAAAGGAATATTTCGATAAAATATTCACTGTAAATACTATTTATTTCTGGCAGGATCCAGAAAAGTTTCTTTTAGAAATTTACAGGATTCTAAAAACTAAAGGAACTCTTTGTATCACTTTTGCAGAAGAAACTTTCATGAAGAAGCTGCCTTTTACACAATTCGAATTTGAACTTTATACCAGTGAGAAAGTCGAAAATCTTGTCAGTAAAACACATTTCAAAATCGTACACAAGGAAACACTCACAGAAAGTGTAAAAACCAGAACAGGCGAGGAAATAAAAAGAGATTATACAACTTTTGTTCTCGAAAAATAATACGCATTTTAGAGAATAATCTTTAAACAGCAACCGTAATGAATATAGTTCTTCAAAGCGACTTAGATAATTTTTATGCCATACTCGATCAAACTAGGAAACAGGCAATTGATTTTCTCGACAATCTGGATAGTATTCCAACTTCTAACAAAAAATCAATTGATCACAGCAGAGAATTAAACGAATTAGGGTTGGGCTCGCTTGCTGCTTTAGAAGAATTTAATGAAAGATTAGCGCCATTAATGGTTGCTTCTTCCGGACCAAGATATTGGGGTTTTGTAACCGGCGGTTCGACACCTGCATCAATTGTTGGTGACTGGCTGACTTCAATTTACGATCAAAACACACAAGCTGTAAAAGCACAGGGAGGTGTATCGGCATTAATAGAATTTGAAACGATTAATCTGCTTTTGCAATTATTAGGGTTGCCAAAATCATTTTTAGGAGGATTTGTAACCGGTGCAACGATGTCAAATTTTACTTGCTTAGGGGTTGCAAGACAATGGTTTGGAAAACAATTCGGGAAGGATTTTGCTAAAAACGGAATTTCAGAAACCATAAATATTTTTTCCGCTACACCTCATTCTTCTTCCATAAAAGCATTATCAATGTTAGGAATTGGAAGCCAGAATTACACCCCAATTCAAACCATTGAAGGAAATCGGGAAGCAATTGATATCGCTGATTTAGAACAAAATATTAAAAATTTAAACGGAAAACCCTTTATTCTCATTTCAAGTGCCGGAACAGTTAATACGGCTGATTATGATGATTTTGAAGCTATTTCAAAACTAAAAGAAAAATATGATTTCTGATGGCATATTGATGCTGCTTTTGGAGGTTTTGCAGCTGTTTCAGACAAATACAAATATTTTGTAAAAGGCTGGGAAGGCGCAGACAGTATTACGATTGATTGCCATAAATGGCTGAATGTGCCCTATGAAAGCGCATTTTATTTGATAAAAGAGCAGCACACAGCCTTGCAAATTGAAACTTTTCAGAATTCAAATGCACCCTACTTAGGAAATCCATTAGAAAATTTTAATTACTTTAATGTAGTACCTGAAAACTCAAGACGTTTAAGAGCTTTACCGGTCTGGTTTTCATTATTGGCATACGGTAAAGAAGGTTTCAGGGATATAGTTGAAAATAACATTGCATTGGCTCTGCATTTTGGAAATGCTCTTATTGAGGAAGGATATTTTGAACTTTTGGCTCCAATTCGTCTCAATAACGTTTGTTTTACGTTAAAAGGAGATCATAATCAGGAAAAAGTAACTCAGTTTTTGACAAATCTCAATGATAGCGGAAAAGTTTTTATGACACCAACTGTTTATCAAAACAGAAAAGGAATCAGGGCATCATTTGTAAACTGGAGAACAACTGAAAAAGATATTCGAATTGTTATAAAGGAAATGAAAGAAACATTAAATGCTTTATATTTATAAATCACTTTAAATAAATTGGAATGAAATCAAAAATTAAATATTTCCTTAATTTATATGTTTTGATTATCTGCAATCTGGTTTTTTCACAGCAGGAGGGACTTAAAATTTCACTTTGGGAAAAGGGGGCTCCAGGTTTTGAAAATCTTAAAAATGAGCCGGAACAGGCTCAGGACTGGTGGGTTAGAAACATCCATAATCCATCCATAACTGCCTATTTTCCTGAGAAGCCAAATGGATTGGCAGTGTTAATATGTCCCGGAGGCGGGCATGAAAACCTGGTTTTTAATTCGGAAGGAAAAGATGCTGCTGCATTTTTAAACAGTATAGGAATTACAGCTTTTGTCCTGAAATACCGTTTAGCCAGAACAAAAGATTCTCCATACAAATTAGAAACTCACATTAAGCAGGACGCCGAAAGAGCGATGAGACTCATAAGAAGCAAGGCAGCTGAATATAAAATTGATGTCAACCGAATTGGTGCGATGGGATTTTCTGCTGGCGGGGAAGTGGTTGCCCTGATTGCTTATAATTCTAAGAATAGTGTAAAAAACGCTTCAGATGCAATTGATAAGTTGGATGCACAACCCAATTTCCAAATATTAGTGTATCCCGGGCCGTTGTTTATTCCGAAAGAAATTAAGGCTGATGCGCCGCCCGCTTTTTTAGTGGCGGCAAATGACGATTCCTGCTGTTCAGGGCCAATAGTTGAATTACTTAATGGATACCGAAAAGCAAATGTTCCGGTAGAAATGCATTTGTACTCTAAAGGCGGACACGCTTTTAATATGGGGAAAAGAGCTAAAACAAATTCGCTGAAAACCTGGTCACAGCGACTAGCAGACTGGTTTGAGGATAATAATTATTTTTTGAAATAAGGATTTTGAATTTGATTTGGAAGTTACAGTCCAATCATCATCAGTTATACAATAAAAACAATTAGCCCTGATTAACTCCGGGCTAATTTTGTAAATACGTTTTGGTTGGGATATTAAAATTTAAAATGAATACCCAAGTGTCAAGAGCCAATTTGATGGTGCTCCGGGAAACAATCGAATATAGTCATACCCGCCAACCCAATAGGTTTTATTAGTTATATTATTGGCATTCAACTGAATTTTAAACTTATTGATACTATAATACAAAGCAGCATTAAATAAGGTATAGCCTGGAATTGTTTGTGTTATGGTCTGACTTAAATTTCGGGTTGTTACAAAGTTAGATCCCATTGCGATTCCAAAATCTTTAAGTGCACCATCTGTAAAATTGTAACGCGTCCAGATATTGCCCTGTTGAAGGGGGTGTTAGGCTTTTGCCTTCCAACTTCTGTAGTTACCGGACTTTCTGTTATATAAGCTTCATTGTAAGAATAGGCCGCTGAAATACTCCAGTTTCTTGTTATACTTCCGTTTACATCAATCTCAATACCTTTAGATTCTTCTTCTCCAATAGCCCGCATTAAATCCGGATTTGTGGTATCATTCGCCGGATATAATGTGTTTTTCTGCTGAATTTTAAATAAGGCTACAGTTACAAAAAGTCTTTCCCTGAACCACGAAGATTTTCCTCCAAATTCAACCATATTACTTTCTAACGGGTCAAAAGGACCTCCTGCATTTGGATTTGATAATGAGGAAGCCAATTGGGGATTATATCCTTTTACATAAGTCCCATAAAGATTAATGTTTGGATTAAGCGTATAGGTTAAACCAAAACGCGGTAAAAAAGAATGCTGCTTTACTTTTTTCTCCGTATCTTTTTTATAATTCTCTTTATCTGTATACTCATCATAACGAATTCCAATTAATGCCTGAAAATCCCCAAATTTTACGTGATCCTGAAAATATACCCCATACAAAGAGTAATAGGTAGGATCATAGGCGCGAACGGTATAAAAATATTTGCTCATATCTTTTAATTGCTGAGATCCTGATGGATTTGTCAAGTCAAAATGCGCTACGTTTGGTACTGGATTTCCTTTAGAATCTAATAAATAAGCACTCTTTTTATTAGGATCATATGCTGCGATAAATCCTGTGTTGGCAGCATTTCGGTATCCGGATGCCTGTAATTGAGAACCACCCGGAGGAACATTTTCCTGTGCATAATCGTAACCGGCAATAAGGTTGTGATCGAAAATTCCGGTTTTAGCCTGATACTTTAAAAAAGCAGAAAGGTTATCGATATAACGTTTACGCTTACGTTGAAAAACCTGCATTTCAATTGCCGTTGAAATTGTGCTTCCATCACCAGCAGAAGCATATTTATTAGCACCACGGTGTTCAAGCAGATCTTCGTTATAACCTGTGCGTATGTATGAAGCTGAAAAAGATAAACGATCCGTAAATTGGTGATTTAATGAAGTTGTTACGATGTAAGTTTCTTCGTTTAAATAATCATTTGTAGAATTTAAAGAGTTGGAAATCTTTGTCGAGTATAAATTATCTTCATAGGTAGACTGACCACGATCCAGAATGCTTTTTGATGAGGTATAAATCAAATCAAAATTGACGCTTGTTTTATCATTCGGTAGAAAAGACAAAGATGGAGCCAGCACGATATTTTTATCAAATTGTAAATCTCTAAAGGAATTGGCGTTTTCATAACCCAGATTCAAGCGGTATAAAAGAGATTTGTCCTCAGTAAGCGGACCAGTAAAATCGGCCAGAGCTCTCAATGTATTAAAACTGCCTGTAGAAAAACTAACGCTGTTGGCCGCCTGATCTAAAGGTTTTTTGGTAACACGATTTAAAACTCCACCAGGGGAAGCATTTCCAAATAAAGCCGAAGATGGGCCTTTTAAAACTTCAACACGTTCTAAATAATTGGCAAGCGGCTGTTTCCAAAACCCTGTAGAAGTTCGCATTCCGTTTAATAATTGCGTATTACTTCCTCCATTGATACGAAATCCTCTAATCGAGATATCATCATAAAAAGTAAACTGGCTTACCCCGCTGAAGTTTTTTACAACTTCGCCTACGCGAATAGCACCCTGATCTGCGATTAACTCTTTTGTGGCATAAGAAACTGCCTGAGGTAAATCTTTTAAGGCAATTTCTGTTTTGGCTCCAATAAAAGATTTTGTGTTTTTATAGGACTTCTCTTTTCGTCCTGTAATTTCTACTGCCTGGAGCGTATTGATGTTTTTTTGTAAAATTATAGAAACTTCTGCATTTTCATTTTCATGCAGCTCGATTGTTTTTTCGAAAGCAGAAAATCCCATTGCAGAAAAAGAAACAGTATAAAATCCGGGTACAAGATTCGAAATTTCGAAATTTCCGTTATCATCAGAAACGGTATTTTTTTTTAAGCTTTTAATGGAAATAGAAGCATACGAAACAGCTTCATCATTTTCGGAAATTATCTTTCCTGTAATTTTTGCATTTTGTGCCTGCCCCATATTGAAAAAGGCTAACAATACTACTAAATAAGTAAACTTCATGGCGGTTATTTAAATTTTAGACCGCAAAAATAAAATAATTTAGACTAAATAAAAATAAAAAAACCATGTTTTTGTAAACAAAAATCTACTTACATAGATGCATATCTGTATTTCTTTTAAGTTATAATGGTTTTAATAAAATATGTTTTTGGATTGGCTATATAATAAACATTTAAGGCTTATCTCAAATCATTGATGAAATAAAAAAACTCGTTTTTAATTTAAAACGAGTTTTTTTATTTATCTGAAAACAGGAACTTATTTGGTAATCTCCCTAAACACAGCTTCCAGGTTTTTATTTTTCTGATTAAGCTGTAATGTTTTTAATCCGTTATCGTGTGCAAAATCAAAAACAGCCGGTCGCATGACTTTTTCGGCTAAAAAACGTTAATTCCCAGCTTCGCAAAGTCTCCTGACTTTGCATTTTTTTCAAATGTTCTAAAAGCAGATAAATTTATAAAAAGTCTCCCGACTTTTACCGTGAAAGCCTTAGGAAATCAACAACCTTTAAATAATACCAATTTGATTTATATTTTAGTCAAAAATATTCTGGTATAAAAGACAGAAGTGCCCTTGTTTAAAGACACTCCTATTTTTAGTTAACTGCGTTGCAAATGCCACGTTTTTTATTAATTTATGTAGGTTCTCCATCTGAGCTACCTGTGATTACTCCCCACAACCAGAAGATACAATAAGTATCTACCTGTTAGCAATTGCTAACAGGATTATTACAATTTACTTTTCTCCTACGACCTTAAGTAGTCTTGTCCAACATTGTTGTTTTTTATCACTAGGTAAAAAATAAGACAACATAATTACAGTATTATCAATATGTTCTATTTTATATTCTAAATTATCCCACACTAAAGTTGAGTCATTTTTTAGATACCATTTTTTAGGACCAATTATAATATCATCGTATTGCCCCTCGTGTAGAATATAACCTTTTTTAAAATTAAAATTATATCTATGTGAGTATCCGTTTTTTTCAAATTTGAAATTAATTTCGCCACAACCAACATTATATTGTTGGGTATTACTCCATTGCCAATAATGATCTTTAGGTGTTATAAAAATCGCCTCTATTTTATTTTTTTTAGTACACGAAATTAATAGAGTTAAAAATACTAAATATAATAATTTATTCTTTCTCATAGGTATATTTTACAGATTGTGGTAAATAGCCATTCATTTCAAAACTCAAAGATAAATTTCCAAGGCTATATTGTCCAAATTCAGGTGCTATAATTTTGATTTTGCCTTGGTGTTCTAAATTGAATTCATTAATTTTTGAAATAACTATATTATGGTCATAATTTAGATTTTCTCTTTTCTTTTGCTGATCTATATTTAACAAATAGTTACAAAATGAATAAACAACACTACTTTGATAATCAACATTTGAATCTTTAAAAGAGTCATCTTTCATTTGTTTTAAATATACATTTGCATGAGTTTCATAGGTGTCTTCCACCTTATTTATATTATCAATCACATGTAGTATTTCGTGTTTTAAAGTGCTTTTAAAACTATTTACATTATCCAGATCTTTGCTAAAACCACCGTTTGAGTTTAAATAAATATGAGTTCCGGGTGGTGAATGCGTGTAGGCAGGAATTTCTGATGCTAGCTTTGTGTATTTGGCACTGGTAATTTTAATGTCTTTGTTTGCCCCATCTAATTTTCTTGCTAAGTATACAGCAAATTTGGAAAGGTTAAACCTGTCTTTGTCGTCTTGTGGATTTAATTTTGAAGGCGATTTGTATGTGCCGTCCCTTGCTAATATTGTAACATTACCATCCGAATCTATCTTTCCGTATGGTTTATTTTCATATGTTAATAGATCTACACCTGAAGGTGAATTTATTTCTATAGTATTATCATAAGGATTATATGAGTTCAAATCTACTTTTGATGTAGTCCAGTCCTCAGGGTAAGGACCTGTAATATAAGGTGTAGGAACAAAATTCCATCTTATTATATTACCAGAACTATCAATCGAATAATAATAATTGTCGTTACTAGCTACATCATTATTACCTTGATTGTCTCCTGTCGATGATCCACCCGATGTGCCCCCGCCCCAGCCAGAAAATGATCCACCTGAACCGTTATTCGTATTACTTCCGGATGAGCCTGTTCCTGTTGAGTCTGAGCCCTCGTAATAAATCACTTCATCACGATCCAGAATACCATCTCCATTTATGTCTGCATAAATTCTGCCATCTGAATCCTGAGCCCAAAGTCTGCCATTTTCATCCTCCCAGGTTTCTCCAGAGCCATTGTAATACCCATTTTCACCTAGCCCAGAATTATGATCCTGATCCCCACCAGTAATCTGCGCAAAACTACTTTGTCCTATTAATAAGCATAAGAACGTAAATGCTAAAATATAATATTTCTTTCTCATAGCTCTTATTTTTTAATTAAAATAGTCGTTTTTACTTCTGTACCGTAAGTGAGCCTCAGTACGTAATACCCCGCAGGAGCATTTAATGAGAGAGTTCTGGTTTGTGTTCCCTGCTCCAGATTGTTCCATTGCTGGCTGTAGAGTTCCCTGCCTGTAATGTAATAAATGCTCACTCCTACGTCTGCAGTTTTTGCCAAATCGAAACTAAGGCTAAAGTCTGTTGCTACAGGATTAGGGTATATGGCTACAGAAGAAATGACTTCCTGAACTTCGCTTGTTCTGGTTTGTTTTTTCTCTAAAATCAGGTACATTGGTTTTTCGTTTTCACGCTCTTTGATATTATAAAGTTGCAGGTTTCCTACTATAAACAACGATTCATCGGTTTGCAGTAATTGTAGTCTGGCATCTTTAAATTCATATCGATTAAGACTGCCTTTGTAAAAATGCTCGGTACGGTCTATTTTAGAATCCTTAAATACAATGGCATCCTCTTGGATTTGAGCCTTAAAAGTAACGGTATCACCATCAATTTCTTTCCATTCGCCATTTAATGCTTTGCCATCCTGATTTAAATCTATCTGCAATGAAGTTTTGCTTAAGATATTTTGACCGCTAAAGTCATAGCGTAATATATAACCGGTGTAATTGCCGGAAATATCAGTTGCAATAAGAGCCTGTTTGACCTTTTTGAAAGTTTCAGGAGCTTCAGTCTCCTTAATGGTTATGACTTCTCCAATAGGAGCCGAAATGGTTTTTACCTGATTCGGACTATGATTTTCGGCCTCCGGATCATCCAGTTCCATCTGAGATGGCTTTACACCCATTGCTGCTGATTTACTGAGATGGGACTTAGCTTTTTCTAAATCGATATTTACTCCATAACCATTGCGGTAACACAGGCCCAACATGTACATTGCCCAGGGATTGTTTTTTTGTATGGCAACTTCAAAATGCTGTATGGCAATACCATAGTCTTGTGTACAGCCAAAGCCTTTATAATACAAATAACCTTGTAAATAACTGCAGTGTGAATTTCCTTTTTCAGCACCTTGTTTAAAAATGCTCATCGCGAGAGGATAATCCTGAGGAACTCCGTTTCCTCTCATTAGCATTCGCCCCCATGCAGTATAAGCAAAAGTATACCCTGATATTGCTGCTTTTTCAAAATACTGTATTGCTTTTATGGGATTTGCTGGGACACTTATGCCTTCCTGGTATATTATTCCGAGATTGTACCAGGCTTTAGCATAACCTGCCTTCGCTGCTTTTTCAAGCCATTTTATTCCTTCTTCTTCATTTACGGATATTCCAGTGCCTTTGGTGTAGATAAGTCCCAGTGCATTCATGGCCACTGAATTGCCTTGTGCTGCCAATTCAGTGTAACTGGCTATTGCTTTTTCAGGATTATAGTTTCTGCTTCCTTTTACAAGTTGAAGCCTAGCCATTATTAATGATTTGTTAGTATCTGGAGATTCCTGAGATTGTCCGAGCATACTACTCAGGAGCAACAACAAGTATACTCCTTTTTGGGTAATTTTCATCATTTGGTTATATATTGAGGTTAATAATCATACATTCCAGAGAATTTTATGGTTCACAGTTTTGGCAAACTTTACCATGCTAAGGCATTTTTTGCATTTTCATTTTTAGCTTTGCTTCGTTTTATGGCGTCCAGCTGCACTAATATTTCAGGTTTTTTTTGCTCAACATCACGAACCAGAAAACGCGTTTCAGAAGTGTTCCAGTTTTTGTTTTTTTCCAATGCAATCAATAATTTCAGGTGGTAAGTAGCCAGTTCAGGCATTAATTTTTGTATGTCTGCATTTTTAGTCAGTCCTTCTGATTCTAATGCAGACAAGCTTTGATTTGCTTTTTTTACGGCTTCATTTTTATTTTTCAAAGTGAGCCACTTATTGAATTGATCAGGGGTTATAATTTGGGTTATATTGTCAAATTCTGAGGGTAATGGTTTGGGAGGGCTTAAGCTTCCCTTTAAGTCATTTTCTTTATTTTCAATTATGATTTTTTCAAATGCAATATACTTAGCTAAGAGTGTGTCAATTTGATTTTTTGTAAGGTCGAGTTCTTTTTCAAATTTAACTACCGATGCATATTTATTATTAGCGTGTTTTTGGTCTGAAAGGATTTTAGCTCTAATCAATATAGGCGGTTCCATAAGTGTAGCTTTCAGGCTCAGGAAATCCTGTTTCTTTTTTCAAATCGTTCTGCTTTTTTATCCAGATAACCATTTTTATTAAAATGATAGTCTTTTATTTGTTGGTACTCTTCCTGTTCCTTTCCAGGGATATTTATTTTTAGTTTTTCAACACTTGCCCAGTCACTTTTAGTTTCCGCAATAGATTCGTCTTTGTACGAAAAATTGATTATTTGCGAATATTGATTTTGATTTAAGATTGTAGATAGTTTTCGATTTTCAAACTGGAGAGTTACTTTAGCTGATTTTTTAGGGGTATTCTCCAAGGAATCATTTAATTGACGTATTTTACTGATTTGTGTTGATTCGAGTTTTAATTCGGGTGCGAATTTTAAGGCTATCAAAAATCGATTGTCTTTATCCATTTCATAAGCATATTGTTCCATCTCTTCAATAGATAATATGTTTTTTAGAAACGTTTTATCAATAGTGTAATCATTTTTTAATTGATCTGCAGTGATGCCAGCTGCTAAACCAGCATTTACGATACTATCTGTTCTGATGAATTTTTTAGCAATTTTAATTTGCTTGTCTTCACTCAAATTTACTTTTGAGGTTACTTCGTCTATTTTATATATAATATGTGCCGGATATCGCTTGCTGACATTAGGGCTTACCTGTGCTATATTTAAAATAGGCACTAATAGCAAAATTTGGAATAGTGTTTTCATTTTTTTGTTATTTTGAATAGTATAAATTGATCTAAGATTTTGCAGTTTTTTTATATGTGTAATGTACTACCTCTGTTAGAACCAAAAATGTTCGCCATTGTCTTCTATAATAAAAGGACGTTCTAAACCTTTGGAGTCCCCCGCTAAAAATAGAAACAAAGCATTTTTAGGGACTTTTTCAAACTTCATTTCTGTTATAGGGCTTGTTACGGTTTGTTTTCCCAATATTTTCCATTTGTTATCCCAGTACAAAAGCTGGTAGGTGATGCCGAGTTTAAATTTCAGGTATTTTTCTT encodes:
- a CDS encoding T9SS type A sorting domain-containing protein, whose amino-acid sequence is MMKITQKGVYLLLLLSSMLGQSQESPDTNKSLIMARLQLVKGSRNYNPEKAIASYTELAAQGNSVAMNALGLIYTKGTGISVNEEEGIKWLEKAAKAGYAKAWYNLGIIYQEGISVPANPIKAIQYFEKAAISGYTFAYTAWGRMLMRGNGVPQDYPLAMSIFKQGAEKGNSHCSYLQGYLYYKGFGCTQDYGIAIQHFEVAIQKNNPWAMYMLGLCYRNGYGVNIDLEKAKSHLSKSAAMGVKPSQMELDDPEAENHSPNQVKTISAPIGEVITIKETEAPETFKKVKQALIATDISGNYTGYILRYDFSGQNILSKTSLQIDLNQDGKALNGEWKEIDGDTVTFKAQIQEDAIVFKDSKIDRTEHFYKGSLNRYEFKDARLQLLQTDESLFIVGNLQLYNIKERENEKPMYLILEKKQTRTSEVQEVISSVAIYPNPVATDFSLSFDLAKTADVGVSIYYITGRELYSQQWNNLEQGTQTRTLSLNAPAGYYVLRLTYGTEVKTTILIKK
- the metF gene encoding methylenetetrahydrofolate reductase [NAD(P)H] — its product is MKVTEHIENAKGKTLFSFEIIPPQKGKSIQELYDNIDPLMEFNPPFIDVTTSREEYIYIDKGNGLLDKKLTRMRPGTLGICASIKHKYNVDTVPHLLCGGFTQEETEYMLVDCHYLGINNVMALRGDAMKHEQSFVPKDGGNHYAVDLVRQINDLNCGKYLHEVMDIDNRADFCIGVAGYPEKHLESPSLQSDLRRLKEKVDAGADYVVTQMFFDNAKYFAFVDKAREMGITVPIIPGIKPIAVQKHMQILPQIFRIDLPEDLIHEVDKCKNNAEIKQVGVEWAIQQSKELKEAGVPFLHYYSMGKSENIRQIASQVF
- a CDS encoding class I SAM-dependent methyltransferase, giving the protein MEKEELQAIASQLKHPTGEKGIETANMMHEVNSNMIRHSIQNLNISNGNIILELGHGNAGYLDFIFEKADSLKYYGLEMSELMFHEARKKNRNFVSRKQVFFSLYDGNVIPFEKEYFDKIFTVNTIYFWQDPEKFLLEIYRILKTKGTLCITFAEETFMKKLPFTQFEFELYTSEKVENLVSKTHFKIVHKETLTESVKTRTGEEIKRDYTTFVLEK
- a CDS encoding alpha/beta hydrolase produces the protein MKSKIKYFLNLYVLIICNLVFSQQEGLKISLWEKGAPGFENLKNEPEQAQDWWVRNIHNPSITAYFPEKPNGLAVLICPGGGHENLVFNSEGKDAAAFLNSIGITAFVLKYRLARTKDSPYKLETHIKQDAERAMRLIRSKAAEYKIDVNRIGAMGFSAGGEVVALIAYNSKNSVKNASDAIDKLDAQPNFQILVYPGPLFIPKEIKADAPPAFLVAANDDSCCSGPIVELLNGYRKANVPVEMHLYSKGGHAFNMGKRAKTNSLKTWSQRLADWFEDNNYFLK